The Capsicum annuum cultivar UCD-10X-F1 chromosome 1, UCD10Xv1.1, whole genome shotgun sequence sequence ctaatactaaatataaaataatgtctataatgaggtataacaatacccaaaactgaaataaactgtttgaaacatgttgtagtctgaaagcctctaaattgtctaaaatctgtggagttgatgggacatatccctagctaactctgaactactaaaataataaagtaataaaataatcatactatcctcgaatgataaggactcacagCTAATCTAgctgctgaatgtctgatctactaaggatactcgggagctcgtgcttctaaacccatggtataaaacaccatagcgcaaatatgtcagtatgattgaatatactaaTATGCaggtgaggtaagctgaatgcaagggtttatatgcataaacaatgatAACTAACTATATAATCATGAACGCAAAAATACATGCATTaatacgtaactgtaattgaGGTCGTGGTaggactaaatactgagttttgactactgagtctactgacaatATGGAATTaatgatatctaagtttactagtAACTTATAACTGAAAGACTATTTATAATAGCCCTGATTATAAATAACTGATCTAAGTGTTATACAgagctggatgactgtatctgacagtcctgaaatctgtataactatctgagtcctttactaaagtgggtaactgtatctgacagtcctgaattctgatagaactagctaagtttcgtactgaactgagtgactatgtctgacagtcctgatttctctagaactggactgaattctattctgaagattgaatttgaaactgagactatgagaggtaatcatctaactaatatgccccgaatctgaactggtggcGTCTAATCTGTAatcccagctagaagggtgtcagtgtcgtgccatgggtaaagacaagctatgagtaaagCCTCTTTGACagggagctctttcgtcaaccccacctgtaaggaaaactcaaatgagaagtatagtccctagactcgtaggggtataTCTCCACCTACGCTaactacgtagttttggaacgcatggattgctactaaagatcacaccctctattggctgacagtgtgtgtcctcatcctaggttcactcggtgctgaatcctactcccaactgaatagacacagaactgattttctagttcatactaggttgcactgatctgttactgattttactgattaactagattgaactgagttcattggatttccgttgactgacagaatactactgaattctattaactgacagaatgctattgagttctgctagctgactgagtttactaaggtccgAAGTGAATACTACTAAGACATGATAACTGACTGCAatcactgagatttctgagattactgagattactgagattactgaatgggactggactgatactgagtttactaagtttttctgagtcacatgactgactgaattctactgatcatggcttgactgagagtatcgtgaaaacatgacactggctctaggcacacagctaaattgtcgggtatttaatacccccaggactcgatagcataaaaataaatcatggcacaagcttgaaagcacaacaatggctatatatatatccataattcattgactaagacatttcatcaaacattttacATGCacaaacttgtacatgaatggggatttcataataacaTGCTATGAAggcactattttcttcacataggcattttatcaaacacatagggagcatgctttggttatacaataatcaataaatcaaattatcatggctacataattcatcttgcaaattgaagggtttgtCAAGAATACCACGTAAATTATCACACACTaagattaattcttgaaattAATAGTTTATAACAtggatcaaaacccaacaacaacatgaacatgaattccaATTCAAATAAACCATGAACATTCTTAAATATACAATCTTTGAATTGAAAAGGCACcattgagcttcatgggtgaaagccCAAAgggcccatgaatcaacacttgacataccttgattgtgagtttcttgaagttcttgaaaagattcttggaattggccttgatttcttgagctagggTTTTTGCGTCTTGAGGGAGAATGATTTTGTtattgagagaaagtgaggaaaaatgatataatagggtttttagggcataatttcatggataaaagctgatctgggtcatggaaaaagacccaattgcccttagaaaatttttatttttcgtcaTTGAAAACCCGATTTGGGTATCTGGCGCGACGCGGGGCTATCGCATCGTGCCACAGGAAATTCCAACTGGGAACTAGGCTGACCGtgtgatgcggtgaaatcgcattgcaatactggatgggacctcgAATCTTACCGCGACGTGGTGGTATCGCGCTAagacactgaaaattgacaactctGGATTTgaaccttggcgcgatgcgccataattgcggaggcccactggattttgacgatttctATTTTGACATGCTCCGTGATgcattgatggctcaggtggcatactttcttactaaaatggctctaactcttcgtccgagtgtcgaatttgggcgaatttgatatcgatggaaagcttattcaatttttcacacaacaaaaagtcaaatcttgaaaattccacatgtataaaagtggattcatcttttaaagtaagtctttaatatttttgggatgatttgaagctaggtagaagtacggggtattacaagagtagcctccaagaactctaacagaatttggattATTTTTGTAAAGTTCTACAAGAtttagatgtctacaaatgcccctcCTTCAAAGTTTGTTGGAGTGtaacttgatgaaactcaaagactaGTCCTGAAGTAACAACTATAGTGATTTCATCATTAGAATCTTGCGATTATAATTTTTTGGAGATCTGATTTATGAGAAAAGAGATAAAGGGCAGATTTGATCCCACTGGGCATGCCAATTTGTTTTCAACAAATTttataatgacaaaaataaatttcaatcaaaaataaaatatgaagaaacaagaatttttattGATGAACGATATAGGTACAAATccgttcctcccttgattcttctctcttgatctCTTGATTTCTCAGTTTTCGAGGGCCGTTAGTAGCATTCTCAaatgttcctcccttgattcctCTGTCTTGATCTCTTggtttctccgtaattcgaggattgttagtagcatatttctcgaacgtaggatgatctctttatgaatatcacATGATTTTATGGGATATTGAAGATCCTGGTCTTTTTGTGAATACCCATGAATTTATGGGATACTCAAGATGTTTCTTCAAGAGACTAAGCCATCCTTTTTACAGACATAATTTAGGGTTGATGTAGAGTAGTTtccaagaactctaacagaatttgtaTTCTTTTTGTAGAGTTCTACAAGATTTCGATATCTATAACGTGTTTATCTAGTTATTTCGCCGCTGATATTTTGCTTTTTAGCTTTTTTTGGTAATGCATTGTTGTATAGACAATGTATCAAAACATCCTTTTTATACTTCATAAAGgtggaataaaatatatgtatattttatcctttatgtaattatgaaattaCACCAAATATATTAGTGAAAATATCCAAAAATTTTGTGTCACCGACAACTTACTCCAAACACAAAACTATTTTGTGATTTGAACTTGTGCAGTAATGCCGTTCAAGTTGTGATTTCTTAGAACACCAGATTATCTCTGTTGAGTCATTTTTATTCTTCCGATAACAAACTTCCCTTTTTCACCtttcattaattaaattaagtaaagtAAAATATAGAATATTTGATTTCATCCATTGATTAATAAAGTGACTTTAAGCAAATTAACTTAGTAGTATTTTCTcggttttaatttatttgatctattttttaagtctttttttaaaaagagtgATTTTCTTTAACAActttttagtttcagttttttaCTTGACATGTTTAAtaccacaagattaaaaaatatttgatatatttgacatacTAGTCAACATAGTCGCACTTCGCGTGGtcataagaaaatattaaattgaaataatatatatatatatatatatatcaaggaTCATGTCCTCCGAAAACCATAATCAGGACCATACCAACCTTGACACAAGAAGTGTCACCCAACACCACTTTGTTGGAAAAAAATTAGATATACTTATAAGaacttgtaaaaaaataaaataaagaataaaattgatACCATTGACACTATACATATCTATCATCTATAccatattaaaagtgtgaagggtattagaaatattgtttaaactttttgcccttcattaattaaatatatttatggtaaaacatttCCGTATTAGAAATCATGAGAATTAATGACGactaatactttttttcattattctaaaaattctaaatcaactaaatttgattttaagaagatttgaaaaatctaaaaataaatattaaaacgctagaataaagaaaatttaagaagtgccgtatttttaaaagttttaagtatataataagaatgtaatcaattttgtaaagatttgactttaaaaataaggattttaaataatagaaaaaaataatcgtaccacaaatatggctcacattgatgcgtctctcttagcctctgacaACAAAGAAAATAGGTATTGCACGAGaaacacaaaagtgatgatccatcaatcacttgaaacttccggctgtaaaatatatatgtgctaccctaaaatatatgtttatgtttatagtATTGTATTAACATGTGAAAGatcattgaaaagtgatttaaattttttaccctttattaGAAATTTCCACAAtagataatattatttaattttaaataatcaaacattacatgTGCGATTaaactaatatattaaaagtgtgaagggatttagaaatgttgtttgaactttttgcccttcattaaaagtctttactttagacaaaatcatttttttcactatttttttttaatctttaagagttgaaaattaattaaatatatttaaggtAAAAAATTTCCTTATTACAAGtcatcataatttcattattttttcctaatttaagattcaaaaattaattaaatgtatttatgataaaacctttccttattagaagtcatcaaaattaatgacaactaaactttttttattaatttaataattcgaaatcaactaaatttgattttaagaagatttgagaaatctagaaataagtataaaatcgatagaataaagaaaatttaagaagtgctagatttttaaaagttttaagtacgtaataagaatgtaatcaatgattttgtaaagatttgactttaaaaataaagaaaaattttaaatatatatatatatatatataaaaataaataatcgtaACACAagtatggttcaaattgatgcgtcctTCTTAGCTTGTGGCAATAATGAAAACAGGTACTACATGAAAAACGCAAAAGCGATATCCATCAACACTTGGAACTTttggtgataaaatatatatatgtatgtttgtttatatttacattattatattaaagttcaaaagatttttgaaaagtaatttgaatttttacactttattaaaattttttataataaataaaattatttaattttaaataattaaacattacacgtgcgattaaactaatatatatatatatatatatatatatatatataataatttaatattagaaatttattaataaaagaattaaaaaacacATTAAATAGACTCTACATAAGATGGACCAACCCATccataaaaaaacaaaacaaaaaatggCACATCAGCTTTCTGATTTTGTACCGGGCCCAATTACGACTAATTATAGTCGTAAGTATGCTATGGGGTTGCGTAATTCCTTATGTTGTCCTATCCGCCGCTTGAGCCCTATTCCAGCTAAAAAATATTGTCGATTCCAGTGTTGAATCCACACTTCATCATGCTTATTCTTTGGATCATCAATACTTTGCCTTGGATAAATGTTGTTGCTGCTCTTTTAATCTTTCAGAAGTAAGAATCTtctttttgattgaatttgcttctTTCTTTTCAACGCATTTTCTCTCTGTTAATACTCATTTTCTCCCTTATGCTTGGTATCAGCTGTGTTCTTCGGTGGATgaaaaatttctcattttttggTGTTAATCTAAGGGTTTTAGGTCTCTGGAGAAAGCTACATCTCAAAGTAAGTTGTACCTTCAGCTTCCTCTCATCTTCCCCTACTGTAGACTCctattaattcaattttggtTGCAGTTACGGCCGGTGGGGAGATATTGGGATGCTCGAAACCATAAGAATTTGAGTTGTATTCTTCTTCTCAGGTGTATTAGTTGCACTGATCCCACATGACCCTCTCCTTTTGTTGCGAGTCCTTTTTTATGGTTGAGATTGTATAGACTAGTCAGCTTGTCTAAGTTTTTGTTGCCCTCTTGAGTTGTAAATAGATGCATGTGATATCTGATAGCTCTGTTAGCTATAGCCATCAGCCTTTTCATCCCTTTGTTGATGATAGTCGTATGTATGGACATTGAAGCTTGCCACTATTTAGAATCTTCTTTCCTTTAACTTCTAATTGCTGGAATGATGTAATACTGAACTCCCCTTTATCTATGGCTAGATTTGTTAAATGATTAGCCAATTGGTTCCCTTCCCTCATGATATGTTGAAACTGTACTTGCTTATCTGTCAATATTGTTCTAATATGCTCTATAGAATCTAGCAAATTCCATGGGCATTTCCATTCTTTATTCAGTATTTTCTGCAGAATAAGAGAGTCAGTTTGAATTATGACCTTGTTGAAATGTGTCTGTCCACAATGAATAGCTGTCTGTAGTATAGCAGATGTTTC is a genomic window containing:
- the LOC124896077 gene encoding uncharacterized protein LOC124896077 — its product is MLILWIINTLPWINVVAALLIFQNCVLRWMKNFSFFGVNLRVLGLWRKLHLKLRPVGRYWDARNHKNLSCILLLRGGATTYQGWSSILNILYIVYISKMLLYFIKYHVF